A stretch of DNA from Chloroflexota bacterium:
CGCGGCCTTCGCTATCTGAAGGAACAGCTCCAGGCGCCGGGCGATCTGGATCGGGCCGGGCTCAACCAGCAAGCCTTCATCGTCTACGTCCTGGCGGAGGCGGGCGAGAACGTGATCAGCCGGGCGGTCGCCCTGTTCGATGAGCGTGAGCAGATGGGGTTGTACGGGCGGGCGTTCCTGGGGCTGGCGTTCGGCGTGATGGACGCCGAAGGGCAGCGTCCCCGCATCGATACCCTCATCGGCGACCTGACCAGCCGGGCGGTGCTGAGCGCGACGGGAGCTCACTGGGAGGAGGAGACCCGAGACTTCTGGGCGATGAGCACGAACGTCCGCACCACGGCCATCGTGCTGGATCTGCTGGCCCGGTTCGGCTCCACCGAAGGGATCACGCCCAATGTGGTGCGCTGGCTGATGAGCGCCCGCAAGGCCGGACGTTGGGAGACCACCCAGGAAACGGCGTGGTCGCTGATCGCCCTCACCGACTGGATGGTGGCGACCGGCGAGCTGGAGGCGGACTACACGTGGAGCGTGTCGCTGAACGGCGAGGAGCTGGATAGCGGCACCGTCGACCAGGAGAACCTGGACGAGCCGACGGTGCTGCAGGCCCGAGTGGCGCAGCTGCTGGCGGATCAGGCCAATCGGCTGGTGATCCGACGGTCGACGGCGGAGGGGCAGACCGGCCGGGGCCGGCTGTACTACACGACGCACCTGCAATACTACCTGCCGGTGGAGGCCATCGAGGCCCGAGAGCGGGGCGTGATCGTCGCCCGGCGCTACGTCCTGGCGGACGATCCCGAGCGCCCCATCGCCCAGGCGAAGGTGGGCGATGTGATCCAGGTGGAGCTGACCATCATCGCCCCCAGCGACCTGTACTATCTGGTGGTGGAGGATCCGCTACCGGCCGGCGCCGAGGCCATCGACACCAGCCTGCGCACTACCAGCAAGACATACGAGGGCCCCAGCCTGCAGGAGACGACGCCGGAGGTGGAGCCGTTGCCCTGGTGGGCCCGATGGCTGCCCAACCACACGGAGCTGCGGGACGAGAAGGTGGTGCTCTTCGTCACCTGGCTGCCGCGGGGCACCTACCAGTACACGTATCAGATGCGGGCCAGCCTGCCGGGTCGCTACCTGGTGCTGCCGGCCACCGCTTATGAGATGTACTTCCCGGAGACGTGGGGCCGCAGCGACGGCGGCGTCTTCACCATCACCCGGTAACATCGAGCGGGGGCACGGCGAACGCCGTGCCCCTGTCTCTCATCCCAACTCACGCTCCCCATGCTCGCGCCGGGCCACAGTCCAGCACCCTCCCGTCCAGCTGCACGCCCCCCACGCTCGCGCCGGGCTACAGCCTCAGCCCTCGCAGGGTCTCTCGCGCTCCGGACAGCACGTATCCGATGTCGCTCGCGGCCGTCACGAAGAGAAAGCCCCGATCGATCCAGTACTGGGCATCATCGCCGGCCGCGATCCCCGGGATCTTGCCCGTCTTACGGCACGCCTCTAACACCCGCATGATCGCCGACTCGACGGCCTCCGCTCCCTCCGGCGTGCTCCGATCCACCCCCATGGAATTGCTCAGATCGGCCGGTCCGATCCAACAGCCGTCCACCCCCTCCACCGCCAGGATCTCCTCGGCCCGCTCCACCGCCTGGATCGATTCGATCTGCACGGCCAGGAAGACCTCGTCGTTGATCCGAGATTCGTAGTCCTCGCCCAGAAAGCTGGCACCGGAGGCGCCGACCGATCGTCCCCCTCGCGGGGGATAGCGCATCGCATACGCCGCGGCCGCGGCCTCCTCCGCCGAATTCACTATGGGGACCACGATGCCCAGGGCGCCCCGATCCAACAGGCGCCCAATCGCGTAGAAGTCGTTCTGGCGAACTCGCGCCATGGGCACGGCCTCTCCCAGACAGATGCTCCGAAAGGCCAGCATGGTCCCATCGTCATCCCAGAAACCGTGTTGGTTATCCACCAGGACGAAATCGAATCCGGCCTGCGATAGGGCCTCTCCCACGATGGGCGCCCCCAACACCATGGCGGCCCCGATGGCGGGCTTCCCTTCCAGCATCCGCCGCTTCGCCGTGTTCGTCCGCATCTTTCCCTCCTTCGTCCTTTCCAGAGAGCCTGTTGAATTGCCACATCAATGTACCACACCACAATCGTATCAGCAACGCACGCTGCCGCCGGCGAGACGGGCATGGAGCGGAAAAGGCGGCGGCTCCCTCGCCGCCACAGGCGGAGCATGGCAGCA
This window harbors:
- a CDS encoding 4-hydroxy-2-oxo-heptane-1,7-dioate aldolase, giving the protein MRTNTAKRRMLEGKPAIGAAMVLGAPIVGEALSQAGFDFVLVDNQHGFWDDDGTMLAFRSICLGEAVPMARVRQNDFYAIGRLLDRGALGIVVPIVNSAEEAAAAAYAMRYPPRGGRSVGASGASFLGEDYESRINDEVFLAVQIESIQAVERAEEILAVEGVDGCWIGPADLSNSMGVDRSTPEGAEAVESAIMRVLEACRKTGKIPGIAAGDDAQYWIDRGFLFVTAASDIGYVLSGARETLRGLRL